The following nucleotide sequence is from Actinomycetes bacterium.
GACGATGTCGCGGGTGTGGTAGCGGTCGTGCAGGGAGCCGGCGAGGAAGAACAGCATGCCGGTGATGATCCCGTGGGCGACCATCCCGAACACGGCAGCGTTGATCCCGGCCGTGGTGAGGGTGGCGATCCCCAGCATCACGAAGCCCATGTGGCCGACGGAGGAGTACGCGATGAGCCGCTTGATGTCGCGCTGGGCCAGGCAGCAGAGCGACCCGTAGATGATCGCGATCGCGCCCAGGACGCCGATGGTGGGCGCCCAGATGCGGGCCGCGTCGGGCAGGACCGGCAGGGCGATGCGGACGAACCCGTAGGTGCCCATCTTGAGCAGCACGGCGGCCAGCAGGACCGAGCCGACCGTGGGCGCCTCGGTGTGGGCGTCGGGCAGCCAGGTGTGCAACGGCCACACCGGCACCTTGACCGCGAAGCCGAGGCCGATCGCGGCGAACACCAGGGTGCCGAAGGTGCCCGCGAAGCGGGCCGGCCCGAGCTCCTGCAGGGCGAGCATGTCGAAGGTGCGGTCGGCCACCTGGGGGGCGCTCTGGTACCACAGGGCCAGGAAGCCGAGCAGCATGACGACCGAGCCGATCACCGTGTAGAGGAAGAACTTGATCGAGGCGTAGCCGCGCCGGGGCCCGCCCCACACGGCGATGATGAAGAACATCGGGACGAGCACGAGCTCCCAGAACACGAAGAACAGGATCAGGTCGAGGGCGGCGAAGGTGCCGTTCATGCCGGTCTCGAGCACCAGCAGCAGGGCCAGGAACGACCTGGCGTTGACCGGCTCGGGCAGGATGCGCGAGGAGTAGACCGCGCACAGGAAGCAGAGCAGCAGCGACATCGCCAGCAGGGGCAGCGAGATCCCGTCGACACCGAGGTGGTAGCGGGTGCCGATGGCCTCGATCCAGGAGCGGTCGACCTCGAACTGCATCGTCGCACCTGCGCCGTAGTCGAAGCGGGCCAGGACGACCACGCCGGCGAGCAGGGCGAGGAAGGTGACGACCATGCTCGCGACCCGGACCAGGTAGTCCATGGCCGCGGGCAGCGCGGCCAGGACGAGCGCACCGACGAGGGGCAGGAAGACCGCGAGGGTCAGGGCCCAGCTGTCGAACCACTTCACGCCTACCATGTCCTCCTTCGCGTGCCGCCCGGTGGCGGGCTCGCTATCTGCCGACGACCTGGGTGACGACGACCAGGCCCACCACGCCGACGAACAGCGCGGCCGCGTACCACTGGGCCTGGCCGGACTGCACGTAGCGCAGCCCGCGGGCGAGCCGGCGGGTGCCGAGGCCGGTCCCGTTGACCACCCCGTCGATGACGCGCTGGTCGAACCAGTAGGTGGCCGGGGCCAGCGCGCCGGTGACTGCCCGGACGATGCCCCGCTCGTACAGGTCGTCCAGGAAGAACTTGCGCTCCAGGACCTTGTAGACCAGCGGGACCCGGGCCAGGTACTCCTGCTCGGGCAGACCGCGCCGGTACAGGGCGGCGCCGAGCGCGATGCCGAGCAGGCCGATCGCGGTGGTGCCGGCCGCCAGCCCCCAGTTGATGTGGGCCGCCCCTTCGGCCGGCAGCAGCGGGGTCTGGATCCAGGCGGCGAAGTTGTTCGACCCGATCCAGGGCGACCCGGCGAGCCCGACCAGGGCGGCGCCGGCGGCCAGGACCACCAGCGGCCCGAGCATGACCGCGTCGGGCTCGTGCGGGTGGCCCTGGCCGCGGTAGGCGGCCCCGAACGTCAGCCAGAGCATGCGGGCGACGTAGAAGGCGGTCAGGAAGGCGGTGGTCACGCCGACCACGAACACGATCCGGGCCACGTCCGGGCTGCCCACGAACTCCTCGGCCGGGGTGCCGAAGCCCGCGTTGTACGCGTCGGTGAGGATCTCGTCCTTGGACCAGAACCCGGCCAGCGGGAAGATCCCGGCCAGGGCGAGCGCCCCGACCGTGAAGGTCCAGAACGTCCAGGGCATGACGCGGCGCAGCCCGCCCATCTCGCTCATGTTGTTGGAGTGGACCGCGTGGATGACCGAGCCGGCCGCGAGGAACAGCAGGGCCTTGAAGAAAGCGTGGGTGAACAGGTGGAACACCCCGGCCGAGTACCCGCCCACCCCGAGCCCGGCCATCATGTAGGCGAGCTGGGACACCGTCGAGTAGGCCAGCACCCGTTTGATGTCGTCCTGGACCAGGGCGAGCAGGGCCGCGATCAGCATGGTGACCGAGGCGATGACCGCGATCTCGTTGAGCGCGGTGGCCGAGGCGGCGAACACCGGGTACATCCGGGCGACCAGGAACACGCCGGCCGCGACCATGGTGGCCGCGTGGATCAGGGCCGAGACCGGGGTGGGCCCGGCCATGGCGTCGGGCAGCCAGGTGTGCAGCGGGAACTGGCCCGACTTGCCGATCGCGCCGCAGAACAGCAGCACCGCGCCGAGGGTGACGGTGGTCGAGGAGATCCGGCCCGTCTCCACGCCCTCGATGATCGCGTCGATCTCGAAGCTCCTGGCCGCCCAGAAGAACACGAAGATGCCGAGCATGAAGCCGATGTCGCCGACCCGGGTGGTCAGGAACGCCTTGATCGCGGCGCGCGCGTTGGCCTGGTCCTCCCAGTAGTGGCCGATCAGGAAGTACGAGCAGACGCCCATGATCTCCCAGCCGACCAGCAGGAGCATCAGGTTGTCGGCCAGGACGACGATGAGCATGCCGGCGGTGAACAGCGACAGGAACGAGAAGAAGATGGTGTAGCGCTCGTCGCCGCGCATGTAGGAGACCGAGTAGACCTGCACCAGCAGCGAGATCGTGGTGACGACCACGAGCAGGACCGCGGCCAGCCCGTCCACCGTCATCCCGATCGGGATGGACAGGTCGGCCCCGAACGGCGCCCACTCCCCGCTGAGGTGGTAGGGCTCGGCGCCGCCGATCACCCGGCCGAGGATGCCCACGCTCAGGACCCAGCCGGCCCCGACGGCGAGGATCCCGACCTCCGCCCCCTTGCCGGGCATGCGCTTGCCCGCCAGCAGGATGACGGCCCAGGCCGCGAGGGTCAGGGCGGGGACGAGCCAGGCCAGCTTCTCCATCGTGCTCCTCTGAGCTCAGCCGGAAGGTCGGGTCACCAGCGCAGCAGGTCGACCTCGTCGATGTTCACGGTCTCCCGGTTGCGGAAGATCAGCAGGACGATCGCGAGCCCGATGCCGACCTCGGCGGCGGCCACCGCCACCACGAACAGCGCGAAGACCTGCCCGGAGAGGAGCTGGTCCTTGAGGTAGGCGTTGAAGGCGACCAGGTTGACGTTCACCGCGTTCAGCATCAGCTCGATGCTCATCAGCACCATCACCGCGTTGCGCCTGGCCAGCACGCCGTACACCCCCGCGCTGAACAGGAAGGCGGCGAACACGAGCGGGTAGAGCAGCGGCATGGCAGGCGGTCTCCTGGTCAGTCCCGGCGGGCCAGGACGATGGCTCCGATGAGCGCGGCCAGCAGCAGGACGCTGACCGCCTCGAAGGGCAGGACGTAGTTGCGGAAGAGGGAGGTGCCGAGGGCGGCGGTGGTGGTGACCGCCTGGCCGGCGATGCGCTCGCCGCTCCAGGCGTCGGCCATGAACCAGGTGAGCATCGTGAACATGCCCAGGCCGACCACGAACGCGCCCACCCGGGCCCGCAGCGTGTTGTCGAGGACCCGGCGGCCGACCGGCGCCCTGGTCAGCATGATGCCGAACAAGATCAGCACCACGATCGCGCCGACGTAGATGATGACCTGCACGAACGCGACGAACGGGGCGGCCAGCAGCAGGTAGACGCCGGCCACGCTGGACAGCGCGACCACCAGGTACAGGGCGGCGTGGACGATGTTCCGGCTGGTCACCACGAGCAGCCCGGCCAGCCCGCCCACCACGGCGAGGACCAGGAAGACCACCTCCTGGCCGGTCATGCGTCCTCCCTCGCCGCCGCAGCCGGGTCCGGGGGCTCGGCGGCGGCCCGGGCGGCCGCCTTGGCCTTGCGCATGTAGGCGGCCTTGGCCTTGGCCCGGGCGGTGCGCTCGGGCTCGCCCCCCGCGACCAGCCGGTCGAAGGTCTCCTGGTCGATGCCCGGCTCGACGTGGACCTCCTCGGCCTTGGCGGCCGCCGCCGCGGCGGGGGCTGCCGCGCCGGCGGGAGCGGGGGCGCCCGCAGCCCGAGCCGGGGGGGCGGCACCGGTGGAGGCCGCGACCGGGGCCGGGGCGGGCTCGCCGGCAGCCGGGGCGGGCTGGCCGGCCGCCGGGGCGTCGGCCGGGGGGGCTGCCGCCGGGGCGTCGGCCGGGGCGGCTGCCGCCGGCGGGGCTGCCGCAGCGGCCGCGGCGGCCTGCGCCTGCGCCGCAGCGGCGGTGGCCGCCTTGGCCCGGGCCGCCTCCTGGGCCTTGCGGGCGGCCTCGATCTCCCTGGGCTCGACCGCGCCCTCCTCGAGCGGGTCGGGCGCGGGCACCGTGTAGGCCCACTCGCGCAGCCGGTCCATCTCGTGGGTCAGTGCCTCGTGCTCGTGCTCGGCGTACTCGAACTCCGGGCTCCAGTGGAGCGCGTCGAACGGGCAGACCTCCACGCAGATGCCGCAGTACATGCAGAGCGCGAAGTCGATCGCGAAGCGGTCCAGGACGTTGCGGGTGCGCGCCCGGCCGCCCTCCTTGGGCGCCACGACCTCCTTGTGGGAGTCGATGTAGATGCACCAGTCGGGGCACTCGCGCGAGCAGAGCATGCAGACCGTGCAGTTCTCCTCGATCAGCGCGATGACGCCCCGGGTTCGGGCGGGCAGGTCGGGCCGGACGTGCGGGTACTGCCTGGTCGCCGCCCGCGTCGACATGGTCTTGAAGGTGACCCCGAGCCCCTTGAGCAGCCCGGTTCCCTTTAGCACGGTCATCGGAGGGTCACACCACCTTGGTGAAGCCGACGAGGAGGATCAGCAGCAGCGCCAAGGGCACGAGCCGGATCCAGGCGAACAACTGCAGCTGGTCCTCGCGCAGCCGCGGATAGGTGGCCCGGAACCAGATCACCATGAACGACAGGGCGAACACCTTGACCGCGAGCCACCACGGCCCGTCGGGCAGGAACGGCCCCTTGTAGCCGCCGAGGAACAGGGTGGCCGCGATGGCCGTCTGGGAGACGATGCCCGCGTACTCGGTGAGCAGGAAGAAGGCGAAGCGCAGGCCGGTGTACTCGGTGAGGTGCCCGAAGACCAGCTCGGAGTCGGCCACCGGCATGTCGAACGGCGGCCGGGTCAGCTCGGCCAGGGCGGCCGTGCCGTAGACGAAGAACCCGATCAGCAGCAGCAGCCCCCAGCCGCTCCAGCCCCACCAGCTCTGGCGCTCCACGATCACGGCCAGGTCGGCCGAGCCGGCCTGCATGGCCACGGCCGCGGCGGCCAGCACCAGCGGCAGCTCGTAGGCGATGAGCTGGGCGGCCGCCCGGGTCCCACCGATCAGGGAGTACTTGTTCGCGCTCGACCAGGCCGCCATGAGCACCCCGATGACGCTCACGCTGGACAGGGCCAGGGTGACGAACAGCCCGACGTCGGAGCGGACCGGGATCAGGTCCGGCCCGTAAGGGATGAAGCCGAACAGCAGGATGCCGGGGATGAGGGCGACCGCCGGGGCCAGGGCGAACACCCACTTGTCGGCCGCCCTGGGGATGATCGACTCCTTCTGGACGAACTTGATGCCGTCGGCCACGAGCTGGAGCACGCCGTGGAAGCGGCCCGCCTCCATGGGACCGACCCTGGCCTGCATGTGGGCCATGACCTTGTGCTCCATGTAGCCGACGATCAGTGGAAAGACCAGGAAGATGCCGAGGACGGCGAGGATCTTGACCGGCATGAGGACCCAGTAGTGCGACAGCCAGTCGCGGACGGTGTCGGTCACCGGTCGATGTCCCCCACGATGAAGAACATCGAGCCCATGACCGCGATCATGTCGGGCACCAGGGTCCCCTTCAGCAGGTAGGGGATGGACGAGATGTTGTTGAAGGACGGCGTGCGCATCTTGAACCGCCAGGGCGTCTTCTCGTTGTGGGAGACCATGTAGTACGAGAGCTGGCCGAGCGGGTTTTCCATGCGGACGTAGGCGTGGCCCTCGGGGGCGCGCACGGTCTTCGGCAGCTTGGTGTTGACCGGCCCGGGGGGGATCCGCTCGTGGACCTGCTCGATGATCTTGAGCGACTCCTTCATCCGGGCGATCAGCATGGCGAAGCGGTCGTAGCAGTCGCCGTTGCGCCCGGTCGGCACGTCGAACTCGACCTGGTCGTAGAACAGGTACGGCTCGGTCCTGCGGGCGTCCTCGGGCACCCCGGACGCCTGCAGAGGCGCCCCGCTGACGCCGTAGGAGCAGGCCACGTCGGCCGGGAGCACGCCGATGCCCTTGGTCCGGGCGGCGAAGATCTCGTTGCCGAGCACCAGGGTCTCATACTCCTTGAGGCGCTCGCGCATCCGCGGGACCAGGCTCCGGGACATGTCGATGGCGCCCCTGGGCAGGTCCTGCTTGAGCCCGCCGACCCGGCAGTAGGTCAGGTGCAGGCGGCCCCCGGTGATCCACTCCATGAGCGCCTGGATCTCCTCGCGCTCGCGGAAGGCGTAGAACATCGGCGTGATCGCGCCGAGCTCCAGGGGGTAGGAGCCGACGAACATGAGGTGGTTGAGCACGCGGGTCCACTCGGACATCAGCATGCGGATCCACGTGGCGCGCTCGGGGACCTCCAGCCCCATCTGCTTCTCGACGATCAGCGCCACGCCCAGCTCGTTGCAGATCGACGAGACCCAGTCGTGCCGGTTGACCAGCGCGATGATCTGGCGGAAGTCGCGGTACTCGGCGAGCTTCTCGAACGCGCGGTGCATGTAGCCGATTACTGGCTCGGCCGACTCGATCATCTCGCCGTCGAGGGTCACCAGCACCCGCAGGACCCCGTGGGTGGCCGGGTGCTGGGGCCCGACGTTGAGGGTCATGTCCTGGGTGTGCAGCTCGCGGTCGGCCTTGTCGCGGACGATGATGCCGATGCCGGTGCCGTCGGCGGCCTGGAAGGCCGCGCCCGCCTGCCCGCCTGCCCCGGTCGCCCGTCGTTGGTCGATGGCCACGGCGCTACTCCCCCGGTTCCTTGGCGCCCGGCCAGGGCTTGGCCTCCCTGGCCAGCAGGGCGAACTCCTTGCGCAGGGGGAAGCCCTCGAACTCCTCGGGCAGGAGCAGCTTGGCCAGGTTCGGGTGGCCGTCGAAGGTCACCCCGAACAGCTCGGCTGTCTCCCGCTCGTGCCAGTCGGCTCCCGCCCACAGGTCGTGCACGGTCGGCAGGTGGCCGCCCTCGCGCGGGACCACCGAGCGGACCTGCACGTGATGGTGGTGGCTGGTCGAGTACACGTGCAGCACCACCGCGATGCCGCGCGCCTCCTCGTCGACCCCGCACAGGAAGTCGAAGAAGTTGCAGGCCAGGTCGCGGTCGTGACGGACCAGCTCGGCCACGCGGCGGTAGTCGGCCGGGGCGACGGTGACGGTCAGCAGCCCGTAGGAGATGTCCGGCTCGACCGCGTCGGCAAGCTCAGCGACCAGATGGTCGCGAACGGCGGCGGCGTCCACCTAGTGGCTCCCCTCCAGACGGCTGCCCGGCCGGCGCCTCGCCAGCATGGACGCCGACGCAGCCTGGACGCCACGGGAGCCCGGCGCCGGCCGGGCAGCCCTCGCCGGGGTCGCCACTGGACGTTCCAGGGTCGGCACGCCCAGGGGCGGCCGGGCAGCCCTCGCCGGGGTCGCCATCAGGCACCCACCACGATCGGCTGCCGCTCTCGCGCGGGCTCGGACCCGCCTCGCGCGTAGCGGTCCTTGAGGGACTCGGTACCGATGCGCTCCTGCAGCGTGATGATGCCGTGCAGGAGCGCCTCGGGGCGGGGTGGGCAGCCGGGGACGTAGACGTCCACCGGGATGATCTGGTCGACGCCCTTGGTGACCGAGTACGAGTCCCAGTAGGGGCCACCGCAGTTGGAGCAGGAGCCGAAGGAGATCACGTACTTCGGCTCCGGCATCTCGTCGTACAGGCGCTTGATCGCGGGCGCCATCTTGTCGGTCAGGGTGCCGGAGACCACCAGCAGGTCGGCCTGCCTGGGCCCGTGGGCGAACGGGATCACGCCAAGGCGGATGAAGTCGTGGCGGGCCATGGAGGTGGCGATGAACTCGATGGCGCAGCAGGCCAGGCCGAAGTTGAAGACCCACAGCGAGTACTTGCGGCCCCAGTTGAAGACGAACTTGATCGGCTGGGGCAGCTCGACGGAGTCGACTAGGCCCATTTCAGTACACCCTTCCGGAACGCGTAGAGCAGGCCGACGGCGAGCACCCCGATGAAGACGACCATCTCCCAGAAGGCCGCCACGCCGAAGTCGGTGAACACCACCGCCCAGGGGAAGAGGAACACGCTCTCGACGTCGAAGATGACGAAGAGAAAGGCGAACACGTAGTAGCGGATCTGGGTCTGGGACCAGGACGTGCCGATCGGGTCCATGCCGCTCTCGTAGGTGGTGAGCTTGCCCGCCGACGGCCGGTTGGGGCGCAGCGCCCGGTTGGCGCCGAACGCGAGGGCGACGAACAGCACCGACAGCACCAGCAGCCCGGCAAGCGTGCCGTAGGCCTGGAAGTACGAGGTCATGTGGCTCCCGGTCTGCATCCTCGGGCGTCGGCGGGAAGGGGTCCCGCGTCCCGCCCATGGTCGCGCCGAGATCCACGACCGCGGCCTCGACGTCCTTCAGCCGGGCCGCGCCGTCCCATCGGCGGCGACCCTGGTCGCCGAGATTCTAGTCCACCTGCGCGGACAGCGGCCAACCTGTCAAAGCGCTGGTAGACGGCTATGTTTCGCACGAATGAACAAGCTCGGCGCCGGCCCGGCGGGCGGATCCCGCCGGGCCGGCACGGTAGGAGTCAGGCGGGGGAGACTACAGGCAAGACCCGCATCGCAGACCTCGACGGTGGTGGTCAGTCGTCGACCAGGATGACGTTCTGGCCGCTGACCTCCCCAGCCCGCAGGCTCGCCAGCGCGTCGTTCGCGGCTTCGAGGGGGAACGTCTGGACGTGCGTCACCACCGGGACCGTTGGCGCGAGCCGGAGGAACTCCACACCGTCCTGCCGGGTGAGGTTGGCGACGCTGCGCACCGTTCGCTCCCCCCAGAGGATCTGGTAGCCGAACGACGGGATCGCGGTCATGTAGATCCCCCCGCAGACCACGATCCCGCCCTTGGCGACCGACTGCAACGCGACCGGGAGCAGCGCACCCACTGACGCGAAGATGATCGCGGCGTCCAGCTCCACCGGGGCCGGGTCGGTGCTCGCACCGGCCCACACGGCACCCAGCTCCACCGCGAACTGTTGGGCCCGGGTGTCCCCGGGTCGCGTGAACGCGTAGACCGTACGGCCCTGGTGCACAGCGACTTGGGTCAGGATGTGGGCGGCGGCCCCGAATCCGTACAGGCCGACCCGCTCGGCGTCGCCGGTCATGCGGTAGGCGCGAAACCCGATCAACCCCGCGCACAGCAGCGGTGCGGCCTGGAGATCGGCATAGCTGTCAGGGACGGGAAAGCAGTACCGGGCGTCTGCGACCGTCCACTCCGCAAAGCCGCCGTCGATGTGGTAGCCGGTGAACCTCGCCCGGTCGCACAGGTTCTCCCGTCCTGAGCGGCAGTACCGGCACGACCCGTCCGTCCATCCCAGCCATGGGATCCCCACACGGTCACCGACCCGGACCGAGCCCGCTCCCCGCCCGACCGACTCCACGACGCCGACGATCTGGTGCCCAAGGATCAACGGCAGCTTGGGCTCGGTGAGCTCGCCGTCGACGATGTGCAGGTCGGTCCGGCACAGTCCACAGGCGCGCACGCGCACCAGCGCCTGCCCTGGGCCTGGCGCCGGCTTGGGGACGTCCGCGGGCACCAGCGGGCGCCGCTGCGCCTCCAGAAGCATCGCCCTCATGACCTCGCCCAGATCGGTGGCTACCAGTGACCGATGGTACCGCCACGACCGGTCGCGGTCGGGGCGGATCCAGGGGGGGTCGAGCAGCGACCGGCAGTGACCAGGAGCCCTGTTCGCGTCCCCAGCCGGGACGCCATGGCCGGCGCCCAT
It contains:
- a CDS encoding NADH-quinone oxidoreductase subunit B family protein; its protein translation is MGLVDSVELPQPIKFVFNWGRKYSLWVFNFGLACCAIEFIATSMARHDFIRLGVIPFAHGPRQADLLVVSGTLTDKMAPAIKRLYDEMPEPKYVISFGSCSNCGGPYWDSYSVTKGVDQIIPVDVYVPGCPPRPEALLHGIITLQERIGTESLKDRYARGGSEPARERQPIVVGA
- a CDS encoding NADH-quinone oxidoreductase subunit M, which translates into the protein MKWFDSWALTLAVFLPLVGALVLAALPAAMDYLVRVASMVVTFLALLAGVVVLARFDYGAGATMQFEVDRSWIEAIGTRYHLGVDGISLPLLAMSLLLCFLCAVYSSRILPEPVNARSFLALLLVLETGMNGTFAALDLILFFVFWELVLVPMFFIIAVWGGPRRGYASIKFFLYTVIGSVVMLLGFLALWYQSAPQVADRTFDMLALQELGPARFAGTFGTLVFAAIGLGFAVKVPVWPLHTWLPDAHTEAPTVGSVLLAAVLLKMGTYGFVRIALPVLPDAARIWAPTIGVLGAIAIIYGSLCCLAQRDIKRLIAYSSVGHMGFVMLGIATLTTAGINAAVFGMVAHGIITGMLFFLAGSLHDRYHTRDIVEIGGGVASKLPRWAGIFTLSCIASLGLPGLAGFWGEILAVLAAWNPAPGLSVPLFRTLAVVGMIGTLLTAGYFLWLLQRVNLGRVPDRWSGKQLGDVAAVEYTAWVPLVLLIVALGFAPRLVLGVTNPAVTGWFANLFR
- the nuoK gene encoding NADH-quinone oxidoreductase subunit NuoK: MPLLYPLVFAAFLFSAGVYGVLARRNAVMVLMSIELMLNAVNVNLVAFNAYLKDQLLSGQVFALFVVAVAAAEVGIGLAIVLLIFRNRETVNIDEVDLLRW
- the nuoL gene encoding NADH-quinone oxidoreductase subunit L; this translates as MEKLAWLVPALTLAAWAVILLAGKRMPGKGAEVGILAVGAGWVLSVGILGRVIGGAEPYHLSGEWAPFGADLSIPIGMTVDGLAAVLLVVVTTISLLVQVYSVSYMRGDERYTIFFSFLSLFTAGMLIVVLADNLMLLLVGWEIMGVCSYFLIGHYWEDQANARAAIKAFLTTRVGDIGFMLGIFVFFWAARSFEIDAIIEGVETGRISSTTVTLGAVLLFCGAIGKSGQFPLHTWLPDAMAGPTPVSALIHAATMVAAGVFLVARMYPVFAASATALNEIAVIASVTMLIAALLALVQDDIKRVLAYSTVSQLAYMMAGLGVGGYSAGVFHLFTHAFFKALLFLAAGSVIHAVHSNNMSEMGGLRRVMPWTFWTFTVGALALAGIFPLAGFWSKDEILTDAYNAGFGTPAEEFVGSPDVARIVFVVGVTTAFLTAFYVARMLWLTFGAAYRGQGHPHEPDAVMLGPLVVLAAGAALVGLAGSPWIGSNNFAAWIQTPLLPAEGAAHINWGLAAGTTAIGLLGIALGAALYRRGLPEQEYLARVPLVYKVLERKFFLDDLYERGIVRAVTGALAPATYWFDQRVIDGVVNGTGLGTRRLARGLRYVQSGQAQWYAAALFVGVVGLVVVTQVVGR
- a CDS encoding complex I subunit 1 family protein; translated protein: MPVKILAVLGIFLVFPLIVGYMEHKVMAHMQARVGPMEAGRFHGVLQLVADGIKFVQKESIIPRAADKWVFALAPAVALIPGILLFGFIPYGPDLIPVRSDVGLFVTLALSSVSVIGVLMAAWSSANKYSLIGGTRAAAQLIAYELPLVLAAAAVAMQAGSADLAVIVERQSWWGWSGWGLLLLIGFFVYGTAALAELTRPPFDMPVADSELVFGHLTEYTGLRFAFFLLTEYAGIVSQTAIAATLFLGGYKGPFLPDGPWWLAVKVFALSFMVIWFRATYPRLREDQLQLFAWIRLVPLALLLILLVGFTKVV
- a CDS encoding NADH-quinone oxidoreductase subunit D, producing the protein MAIDQRRATGAGGQAGAAFQAADGTGIGIIVRDKADRELHTQDMTLNVGPQHPATHGVLRVLVTLDGEMIESAEPVIGYMHRAFEKLAEYRDFRQIIALVNRHDWVSSICNELGVALIVEKQMGLEVPERATWIRMLMSEWTRVLNHLMFVGSYPLELGAITPMFYAFREREEIQALMEWITGGRLHLTYCRVGGLKQDLPRGAIDMSRSLVPRMRERLKEYETLVLGNEIFAARTKGIGVLPADVACSYGVSGAPLQASGVPEDARRTEPYLFYDQVEFDVPTGRNGDCYDRFAMLIARMKESLKIIEQVHERIPPGPVNTKLPKTVRAPEGHAYVRMENPLGQLSYYMVSHNEKTPWRFKMRTPSFNNISSIPYLLKGTLVPDMIAVMGSMFFIVGDIDR
- a CDS encoding NADH-quinone oxidoreductase subunit C; translated protein: MDAAAVRDHLVAELADAVEPDISYGLLTVTVAPADYRRVAELVRHDRDLACNFFDFLCGVDEEARGIAVVLHVYSTSHHHHVQVRSVVPREGGHLPTVHDLWAGADWHERETAELFGVTFDGHPNLAKLLLPEEFEGFPLRKEFALLAREAKPWPGAKEPGE
- a CDS encoding NADH-quinone oxidoreductase subunit J, whose translation is MTGQEVVFLVLAVVGGLAGLLVVTSRNIVHAALYLVVALSSVAGVYLLLAAPFVAFVQVIIYVGAIVVLILFGIMLTRAPVGRRVLDNTLRARVGAFVVGLGMFTMLTWFMADAWSGERIAGQAVTTTAALGTSLFRNYVLPFEAVSVLLLAALIGAIVLARRD
- a CDS encoding zinc-dependent alcohol dehydrogenase family protein; translated protein: MRAMLLEAQRRPLVPADVPKPAPGPGQALVRVRACGLCRTDLHIVDGELTEPKLPLILGHQIVGVVESVGRGAGSVRVGDRVGIPWLGWTDGSCRYCRSGRENLCDRARFTGYHIDGGFAEWTVADARYCFPVPDSYADLQAAPLLCAGLIGFRAYRMTGDAERVGLYGFGAAAHILTQVAVHQGRTVYAFTRPGDTRAQQFAVELGAVWAGASTDPAPVELDAAIIFASVGALLPVALQSVAKGGIVVCGGIYMTAIPSFGYQILWGERTVRSVANLTRQDGVEFLRLAPTVPVVTHVQTFPLEAANDALASLRAGEVSGQNVILVDD
- a CDS encoding NADH-quinone oxidoreductase subunit A yields the protein MTSYFQAYGTLAGLLVLSVLFVALAFGANRALRPNRPSAGKLTTYESGMDPIGTSWSQTQIRYYVFAFLFVIFDVESVFLFPWAVVFTDFGVAAFWEMVVFIGVLAVGLLYAFRKGVLKWA